Proteins encoded together in one Musa acuminata AAA Group cultivar baxijiao chromosome BXJ3-6, Cavendish_Baxijiao_AAA, whole genome shotgun sequence window:
- the LOC135641590 gene encoding L-galactono-1,4-lactone dehydrogenase 2, mitochondrial-like isoform X1: protein MFRRTARVALRFSPFLPRYPPTTLNPIPSPTSHLLRPLSSSADSDAELRKYAGYFVLLVGCGAATYYSFPFSADAKHKKAQIFRYAPLSDDLHTVSNWSGTHEVHTRVFLQPETLADLEAAVRDAQQNRRRIRPVGSGLSPNGLGLAKSGMVNLALMDKVLEVDREAKRVTVQAGIRVSQLVDALKEHGLTLQNFASIREQQIGGILQVGAHGTGAWLPPIDEQVISMKLVTPMKGTIVVSKEKNPELFFLARCGLGGLGVVAEVTIQCVDRHELVEHTFVSNASEIRKNHKKWLAENKHIKYLWIPYTDAVVVVRCNPLSKWKNPKFKPKYGKDEALKHIRDLYRDSLRKYRTDVGNDEQDINQLSFTELRDKLLALDPLNKDHVMKVNQAEAEYWKKSEGYRVGWSDEILGFDCGGQQWVSETCFPAGTLKMPNMKDLDYIEELKQLIEQEDIPAPAPIEQRWTACSKSLMSPASSSEEDDIFSWVGIIMYLPTIDARQRKDITEEFFHYRYLTQTRLWDEYSAYEHWAKIEVSISYSISSDSFVQLQIHLKKTRTRDEYSAYEHWAKIEVPKDKEELAALQERLRKRFPVDTYNKVRGELDPNRILSNAVLEKLFPWKETARVSC from the exons ATGTTTCGGCGCACCGCCCGCGTGGCGCTCCGCTTTTCTCCCTTCCTTCCCCGCTATCCCCCTACAACCCTAAACCCCATCCCTAGCCCTACTTCTCACCTCCTCCgccccctctcctcctccgccgACTCCGACGCCGAACTCCGAAAGTATGCCGGCTACTTTGTCCTACTCGTCGGGTGCGGCGCCGCCACCTACTACTCCTTCCCCTTCTCGGCGGATGCCAAGCACAAGAAGGCCCAGATCTTCCGCTACGCCCCTCTTTCCGACGACCTCCACACGGTTTCCAACTGGAGTGGCACCCACGAGGTACACACCCGCGTCTTCCTCCAGCCGGAGACCCTCGCGGACCTTGAGGCCGCTGTTCGAGACGCCCAACAGAACCGCCGCCGGATCCGTCCCGTCGGCTCCGGGCTCTCTCCCAATGGGCTTGGCCTCGCCAAGTCCGGCATGGTGAACCTGGCCCTCATGGACAAGGTGCTTGAGGTGGACCGCGAGGCGAAGCGGGTGACGGTTCAGGCTGGGATTAGGGTATCGCAACTCGTGGATGCACTCAAGGAGCATGGCCTTACCCTCCAGAACTTCGCGTCCATCAGGGAACAGCAGATCGGAGGAATCTTACAG GTTGGAGCTCATGGTACTGGCGCATGGTTGCCGCCCATTGATGAGCAGGTTATCAGCATGAAGTTGGTGACCCCCATGAAGGGAACAATTGtggtctcaaaagagaaaaatccCGAACTGTTCTTTCTAGCTCGCTGTGGTCTAGGTGGCCTTGGAGTCGTTGCAGAAGTCACCATTCAATGTGTAGATAGACACGAGCTTGTAGAACACACATTTGTTTCTAATGCCAGTGAGATCAGGAAAAATCACAA GAAGTGGCTAGCTGAGAACaagcatataaaatatttatggaTTCCGTATACAGATGCGGTTGTAGTGGTGCGGTGCAATCCTCTGTCTAAGTGGAAAAATCCAAAGTTTAAACCAAAATATGGGAAGGATGAAGCATTGAAACACATCCGTGATCTCTACCGTGATTCACTCAGGAAGTACAG AACTGATGTTGGTAATGATGAACAAGATATAAATCAACTATCTTTCACAGAATTGAGAGATAAACTTCTTGCCCTTGATCCTCTTAATAAAGATCATGTCATGAAAGTCAACCAAGCAGAAGCTGAGTACTGGAAGAAGTCTGAAGGATATCGTGTAGGATGGAGTGATGAAATACTGGGTTTTGATTGTGGTGGGCAGCAATGGGTGTCTGAAACCTGTTTCCCAGCAGGGACCCTTAAAATGcctaacatgaaggatttggactACATAGAAGAATTAAAGCAGCTCATAGAGCAGGAGGATATACCAGCACCTGCTCCAATTGAGCAGCGTTGGACTGCTTGCAGCAAGAGCCTCATGAGCCCAGCCTCAAgctcagaagaagatgatatattTTCATGG GTTGGCATCATCATGTACCTGCCTACAATAGATGCTCGTCAAAGGAAGGATATAACAGAGGAGTTTTTCCATTACAGATATTTGACACAAACTAGACTGTGGGATGAATATTCTGCTTATGAACACTGGGCAAAGATTGAGGTATCAATCAGTTATAGTATATCATCTGACTCTTTTGTTCAACTACAAATACATTTGAAAAAAACTAGAACGAGGGATGAATATTCTGCTTATGAACATTGGGCTAAGATTGAG GTTCCAAAGGACAAGGAAGAGCTTGCTGCACTCCAAGAAAGATTAAGGAAGCGTTTTCCTGTTGACACCTATAACAAAGTACGCGGGGAATTGGATCCTAATAGGATTCTTTCAAATGCAGTGCTAGAAAAGCTTTTCCCATGGAAGGAGACTGCTCGAGTCTCATGTTAG
- the LOC135641590 gene encoding L-galactono-1,4-lactone dehydrogenase 2, mitochondrial-like isoform X2: protein MFRRTARVALRFSPFLPRYPPTTLNPIPSPTSHLLRPLSSSADSDAELRKYAGYFVLLVGCGAATYYSFPFSADAKHKKAQIFRYAPLSDDLHTVSNWSGTHEVHTRVFLQPETLADLEAAVRDAQQNRRRIRPVGSGLSPNGLGLAKSGMVNLALMDKVLEVDREAKRVTVQAGIRVSQLVDALKEHGLTLQNFASIREQQIGGILQVGAHGTGAWLPPIDEQVISMKLVTPMKGTIVVSKEKNPELFFLARCGLGGLGVVAEVTIQCVDRHELVEHTFVSNASEIRKNHKKWLAENKHIKYLWIPYTDAVVVVRCNPLSKWKNPKFKPKYGKDEALKHIRDLYRDSLRKYRTDVGNDEQDINQLSFTELRDKLLALDPLNKDHVMKVNQAEAEYWKKSEGYRVGWSDEILGFDCGGQQWVSETCFPAGTLKMPNMKDLDYIEELKQLIEQEDIPAPAPIEQRWTACSKSLMSPASSSEEDDIFSWVGIIMYLPTIDARQRKDITEEFFHYRYLTQTRLWDEYSAYEHWAKIEVPKDKEELAALQERLRKRFPVDTYNKVRGELDPNRILSNAVLEKLFPWKETARVSC from the exons ATGTTTCGGCGCACCGCCCGCGTGGCGCTCCGCTTTTCTCCCTTCCTTCCCCGCTATCCCCCTACAACCCTAAACCCCATCCCTAGCCCTACTTCTCACCTCCTCCgccccctctcctcctccgccgACTCCGACGCCGAACTCCGAAAGTATGCCGGCTACTTTGTCCTACTCGTCGGGTGCGGCGCCGCCACCTACTACTCCTTCCCCTTCTCGGCGGATGCCAAGCACAAGAAGGCCCAGATCTTCCGCTACGCCCCTCTTTCCGACGACCTCCACACGGTTTCCAACTGGAGTGGCACCCACGAGGTACACACCCGCGTCTTCCTCCAGCCGGAGACCCTCGCGGACCTTGAGGCCGCTGTTCGAGACGCCCAACAGAACCGCCGCCGGATCCGTCCCGTCGGCTCCGGGCTCTCTCCCAATGGGCTTGGCCTCGCCAAGTCCGGCATGGTGAACCTGGCCCTCATGGACAAGGTGCTTGAGGTGGACCGCGAGGCGAAGCGGGTGACGGTTCAGGCTGGGATTAGGGTATCGCAACTCGTGGATGCACTCAAGGAGCATGGCCTTACCCTCCAGAACTTCGCGTCCATCAGGGAACAGCAGATCGGAGGAATCTTACAG GTTGGAGCTCATGGTACTGGCGCATGGTTGCCGCCCATTGATGAGCAGGTTATCAGCATGAAGTTGGTGACCCCCATGAAGGGAACAATTGtggtctcaaaagagaaaaatccCGAACTGTTCTTTCTAGCTCGCTGTGGTCTAGGTGGCCTTGGAGTCGTTGCAGAAGTCACCATTCAATGTGTAGATAGACACGAGCTTGTAGAACACACATTTGTTTCTAATGCCAGTGAGATCAGGAAAAATCACAA GAAGTGGCTAGCTGAGAACaagcatataaaatatttatggaTTCCGTATACAGATGCGGTTGTAGTGGTGCGGTGCAATCCTCTGTCTAAGTGGAAAAATCCAAAGTTTAAACCAAAATATGGGAAGGATGAAGCATTGAAACACATCCGTGATCTCTACCGTGATTCACTCAGGAAGTACAG AACTGATGTTGGTAATGATGAACAAGATATAAATCAACTATCTTTCACAGAATTGAGAGATAAACTTCTTGCCCTTGATCCTCTTAATAAAGATCATGTCATGAAAGTCAACCAAGCAGAAGCTGAGTACTGGAAGAAGTCTGAAGGATATCGTGTAGGATGGAGTGATGAAATACTGGGTTTTGATTGTGGTGGGCAGCAATGGGTGTCTGAAACCTGTTTCCCAGCAGGGACCCTTAAAATGcctaacatgaaggatttggactACATAGAAGAATTAAAGCAGCTCATAGAGCAGGAGGATATACCAGCACCTGCTCCAATTGAGCAGCGTTGGACTGCTTGCAGCAAGAGCCTCATGAGCCCAGCCTCAAgctcagaagaagatgatatattTTCATGG GTTGGCATCATCATGTACCTGCCTACAATAGATGCTCGTCAAAGGAAGGATATAACAGAGGAGTTTTTCCATTACAGATATTTGACACAAACTAGACTGTGGGATGAATATTCTGCTTATGAACACTGGGCAAAGATTGAG GTTCCAAAGGACAAGGAAGAGCTTGCTGCACTCCAAGAAAGATTAAGGAAGCGTTTTCCTGTTGACACCTATAACAAAGTACGCGGGGAATTGGATCCTAATAGGATTCTTTCAAATGCAGTGCTAGAAAAGCTTTTCCCATGGAAGGAGACTGCTCGAGTCTCATGTTAG